In the Streptomyces fradiae ATCC 10745 = DSM 40063 genome, one interval contains:
- the paaK gene encoding phenylacetate--CoA ligase PaaK, with protein sequence MAEDLRDAGERLDREELEALQLERLRATLRHAYENVPFHRRAFDAAGVRPEDCRSLADLGRFPFTTKEDLRGAYPFGMFAVDRSRVRRLHASSGTTGLPTVVGYTDRDLDVWADVVARSIRAAGGRPGQVVHVAYGYGLFTGGLGAHGGAERLGCTVVPASGGMTARQVRLIQDFRPEVIMVTPSYMLTLLDEFERQGVDPRSTSLRVGIFGAEPWTEEMRREIEERCAIDAVDIYGLSEVIGPGVAQECVETKDGLHVWEDHFYPEVVDPVTGEVLPDGERGELVFTSLTKEAMPVVRYRTRDLTRLLPGTARVFRRMEKVTGRSDDMLIVRGVNLFPTQVEEVLLRTPGLAPHFQLRLTREGRMDALTVRVEARADTPPTRRADAAREVRAAVKDGIGVTAAVEVVDPGTLERSVGKIKRIVDLRRDPE encoded by the coding sequence ATGGCGGAGGATCTGCGGGACGCCGGGGAGCGGCTGGACCGGGAGGAGCTGGAGGCCCTGCAGCTGGAGCGGCTGCGGGCGACGCTGCGGCACGCGTACGAGAACGTGCCCTTCCACCGGCGGGCGTTCGACGCGGCGGGGGTGCGGCCGGAGGACTGCCGGTCGCTGGCCGACCTGGGCCGCTTCCCGTTCACGACCAAGGAGGACCTGCGCGGCGCGTACCCCTTCGGGATGTTCGCCGTGGACCGCTCGCGGGTGCGGCGCCTGCACGCGTCGAGCGGCACCACGGGGCTGCCCACCGTCGTCGGGTACACCGACCGGGACCTGGACGTGTGGGCGGACGTGGTGGCGCGGTCGATCCGCGCGGCCGGGGGCAGGCCGGGGCAGGTGGTGCACGTGGCGTACGGGTACGGGCTGTTCACCGGCGGGCTCGGGGCGCACGGCGGGGCGGAGCGGCTCGGCTGCACGGTGGTGCCCGCCTCCGGCGGGATGACGGCGCGCCAAGTGCGGCTGATCCAGGACTTCCGGCCCGAAGTGATCATGGTGACGCCCTCGTACATGCTCACGCTGCTGGACGAGTTCGAGCGGCAGGGCGTCGATCCCCGGTCGACCTCCCTGCGGGTGGGCATATTCGGCGCGGAGCCGTGGACGGAGGAGATGCGGCGGGAGATCGAGGAGCGGTGCGCGATCGACGCCGTCGACATCTACGGCCTGTCGGAGGTGATCGGCCCCGGCGTGGCGCAGGAGTGCGTGGAGACCAAGGACGGGCTGCACGTGTGGGAGGACCATTTCTACCCGGAGGTGGTCGACCCGGTGACGGGCGAGGTGCTGCCGGACGGGGAGCGGGGCGAGCTGGTGTTCACCTCGCTGACCAAGGAGGCCATGCCGGTGGTGCGCTACCGGACGCGGGACCTCACGCGGCTGCTGCCGGGCACGGCGCGGGTGTTCCGGCGGATGGAGAAGGTCACGGGACGCAGCGACGACATGCTGATCGTGCGGGGCGTGAACCTCTTCCCGACGCAGGTCGAGGAGGTGCTGCTGCGCACGCCGGGGCTGGCGCCGCACTTCCAGCTCCGGCTGACCCGCGAGGGGCGCATGGACGCGCTGACCGTCCGGGTGGAGGCGCGCGCGGACACGCCGCCGACGCGGCGGGCGGACGCGGCGCGGGAGGTGCGGGCCGCCGTGAAGGACGGGATCGGCGTGACGGCAGCCGTGGAGGTGGTCGATCCGGGGACGCTGGAGCGGTCGGTGGGGAAGATCAAGCGGATCGTGGACCTCCGCCGCGACCCCGAGTGA
- a CDS encoding penicillin acylase family protein, producing the protein MGETLLLRTSLRRLLPVAAALLATAASTLPAGAAPPPRADGGRPSADGLSATIRYTEYGIPHILAKDYASLGFGTGWAQAADQVCVLADGFVTVRGERSRHFGPDGRADGSMSSARTNLSSDLYFTGVRDARTVERLLDRPAPAGPGREQKELMRGWAAGYNAWLERNRVTDPACAGKAWVRPVTALDVARRSYALAVLGGEGALVEGITAAAPPAADASTGRAAAGAAASGRASSKGADPDGMAGAVRELFDARNATMGSNAVAFHGSTTAGGRGLLLGNPHYPWHGGRRFWQSHQTIPGELNVQGASLLGTPLVQIGFTEKVAWSHTVATGRSMNLHELVLDPADPTAYLVDGRSEPMVRRTVTVPVADGEPVTRTQWWTRYGPVTTAFGGTALPWTRTTAYALHDPNARNLRMADSSLALAKAGSVGEMAAGLRRTQGLPWVNTIASDRNGGTLFTQAQVVPRITDELAERCSTPLGRTLYPASGLAVLDGSRAGCALGADRDAVEPGIMGPARWPLLRDAAYAGNSNDSAWLANADRPLTGYERVFGDLDTERSLRTRGGVEDVAAMARRGSLTVADLQEQQFANRVPAADLTADDVVRACPAVLPDDAEACGALARWDRRMDTTSRGALLFDRFWGRLERETTTAERWKVPFSAADPVRTPRDLDTGTPGFAKALREAVAELRGARIPLDAPLGEHQYVVRGGERIPVHGGTGTGVWNMTVPVWDAENGGYTEVRHGTSHVQAVGWDASRCPVARTLLTYSQSSDPASPHHADQTRLYAREQWVTARFCERDILRDPALRVVRVAQ; encoded by the coding sequence TTGGGAGAGACGTTGCTCCTCCGTACGAGTCTGAGGCGCCTGCTGCCGGTGGCGGCGGCCCTGCTGGCCACGGCCGCCTCCACCCTGCCGGCGGGCGCCGCCCCGCCGCCCCGCGCGGACGGCGGACGCCCGTCGGCCGACGGGCTGTCGGCGACGATCCGCTACACCGAGTACGGCATCCCGCACATCCTGGCGAAGGACTACGCCTCCCTGGGCTTCGGCACGGGCTGGGCGCAGGCCGCCGACCAGGTGTGCGTGCTCGCCGACGGGTTCGTGACCGTCCGGGGCGAGCGCTCCCGCCACTTCGGTCCGGACGGCCGGGCCGACGGATCGATGTCGTCGGCCCGTACGAACCTCTCCAGCGACCTGTACTTCACGGGCGTGCGGGACGCGCGCACCGTGGAGCGCCTCCTCGACCGGCCGGCGCCCGCCGGGCCGGGCCGGGAGCAGAAGGAGCTGATGCGCGGCTGGGCCGCCGGGTACAACGCCTGGCTGGAGCGGAACCGGGTGACCGACCCGGCCTGCGCGGGCAAGGCGTGGGTCCGCCCGGTGACCGCCCTGGACGTGGCCCGGCGGTCGTACGCGCTGGCGGTGCTCGGCGGCGAGGGCGCCCTCGTGGAGGGCATCACCGCCGCGGCGCCGCCCGCCGCGGACGCGTCCACCGGGCGCGCCGCGGCCGGGGCCGCCGCCTCCGGACGGGCCTCCTCGAAGGGCGCGGACCCGGACGGGATGGCCGGGGCGGTGCGGGAGCTGTTCGACGCGCGCAACGCGACCATGGGGTCGAACGCCGTCGCCTTCCACGGCAGCACCACGGCCGGAGGCCGGGGCCTGCTGCTGGGCAACCCGCACTACCCGTGGCACGGCGGCCGGCGGTTCTGGCAGTCCCACCAGACGATCCCCGGCGAGCTGAACGTGCAGGGCGCCTCCCTGCTCGGCACCCCGCTGGTGCAGATCGGCTTCACCGAGAAGGTGGCGTGGAGCCACACGGTGGCCACCGGCCGCAGCATGAACCTGCACGAGCTGGTCCTCGACCCGGCCGACCCCACCGCGTACCTCGTGGACGGCAGGAGCGAGCCGATGGTGCGCCGGACGGTGACCGTGCCCGTCGCGGACGGCGAGCCGGTGACCCGCACGCAGTGGTGGACCCGGTACGGGCCGGTCACCACCGCCTTCGGCGGCACGGCCCTGCCGTGGACGCGGACGACCGCGTACGCGCTGCACGACCCGAACGCCCGCAACCTGCGCATGGCCGACAGCTCCCTCGCCCTCGCCAAGGCCGGCTCCGTCGGGGAGATGGCGGCCGGGCTGCGCCGCACCCAGGGCCTGCCGTGGGTGAACACGATCGCCTCCGACCGGAACGGCGGCACGCTCTTCACGCAGGCGCAGGTGGTGCCCAGGATCACCGACGAGCTGGCGGAGCGGTGCTCGACGCCGCTGGGCCGGACGCTGTACCCGGCCTCGGGTCTCGCCGTGCTCGACGGGTCGCGCGCCGGCTGCGCGCTCGGCGCGGACCGGGACGCGGTGGAGCCCGGCATCATGGGCCCGGCCCGCTGGCCGCTGCTGCGGGACGCCGCGTACGCCGGGAACTCCAACGACAGCGCGTGGCTGGCCAACGCCGACCGTCCGCTCACCGGGTACGAGCGGGTCTTCGGCGACCTGGACACGGAGCGGTCGCTGCGCACCCGCGGGGGCGTCGAGGACGTGGCGGCGATGGCCCGGCGGGGCTCCCTCACCGTGGCCGACCTCCAGGAGCAGCAGTTCGCCAACCGGGTGCCCGCCGCGGACCTGACCGCCGACGACGTGGTGCGGGCCTGCCCGGCGGTCCTGCCGGACGACGCGGAGGCGTGCGGGGCGCTCGCCCGCTGGGACCGCCGCATGGACACGACCAGCCGGGGCGCCCTGCTGTTCGACCGCTTCTGGGGACGGCTGGAGCGCGAGACGACGACCGCCGAGCGGTGGAAGGTGCCCTTCTCCGCGGCCGACCCGGTGCGCACCCCGCGCGACCTGGACACGGGCACGCCCGGCTTCGCGAAGGCGCTGCGCGAGGCCGTCGCCGAGCTGCGCGGCGCGCGCATCCCGCTCGACGCGCCGCTCGGCGAGCACCAGTACGTGGTGCGGGGCGGCGAGCGCATCCCCGTGCACGGCGGCACGGGTACGGGCGTGTGGAACATGACCGTGCCCGTGTGGGACGCGGAGAACGGCGGCTACACGGAGGTGCGGCACGGCACGAGCCACGTCCAGGCGGTCGGCTGGGACGCGAGCCGGTGCCCGGTCGCGCGGACGCTGCTGACGTACTCCCAGTCGTCCGACCCGGCCTCGCCGCACCACGCGGACCAGACCCGGCTGTACGCGCGGGAGCAGTGGGTGACCGCCCGGTTCTGCGAGCGGGACATCCTGCGCGACCCGGCGCTGCGGGTGGTCCGGGTGGCGCAGTGA
- a CDS encoding serine hydrolase domain-containing protein: MVRSPGVPGVPGADGVGRRAFGGGVLALGGALVIGPLPGAAAAGRERGPAGTPGGAAPAGAAAGAGAALRRGTAEQAGLLPRHLDLLVADAERFLGPSPTHPWYAGAVVLAGRGPVVALHRAVGHAVRYAAYDETTGRGVELPPERRVPMREDTVFDLASLTKLFTSLLAVQLLERGELELGTPVAERLPDFGGGGKGGVTVRHLLTHTSGLRAWLPLYEEPTREGMLRRLWDERPLDPPGTAYRYSDLNLIALQLLLEKVSGRPLDVLLRERITGPLGMRGTRFNPPASWRPRIAATEDARRPWSGIDRGMVWGEVHDENAYALGGVAGHAGLFSRAWDLAVLARTLLDGGAHGGARILRPDSVELLFTDFNTAFPGDGHGLGFELYQHWYMGAMATPRTAGHTGFTGTSLVLDPTTDSFLVLLGNSVHPVRGWRSGSAPRVAVADRMARAVPVRPAHGRAAWFAGTASAAAATLTLPAVRPVTARARLRCALWWDTEPGADALALEAAAEPAGGGAAQWRPVPFVTVRPGGEPVRHPGGTVSGFSGRVWHRLEADLSAWCGGGPVRLRWRYRTDARYVGRGVYVDGLRVLDGGRVLFDEARPPDAARVEAEGWSASAD; this comes from the coding sequence ATGGTGCGGAGTCCGGGTGTACCGGGTGTACCGGGTGCGGACGGGGTCGGCCGGCGGGCGTTCGGCGGCGGGGTGCTGGCACTGGGAGGTGCGCTGGTGATCGGTCCGCTTCCGGGGGCCGCCGCGGCGGGACGGGAGCGCGGCCCGGCGGGGACACCCGGCGGGGCCGCGCCGGCGGGTGCGGCGGCCGGGGCGGGGGCGGCGCTGCGTCGCGGCACCGCCGAGCAGGCCGGGCTGCTGCCGCGCCACCTCGACCTGCTGGTCGCGGACGCCGAGCGGTTCCTCGGCCCCTCCCCCACGCACCCCTGGTACGCGGGAGCGGTGGTCCTCGCGGGCCGCGGCCCCGTCGTGGCGCTGCACCGGGCCGTCGGGCACGCGGTGCGCTACGCGGCCTACGACGAGACGACCGGGCGGGGCGTGGAGCTGCCGCCGGAGCGGCGCGTCCCGATGCGCGAGGACACCGTCTTCGACCTGGCGTCCCTGACCAAGCTGTTCACCTCGCTGCTCGCCGTGCAGCTGCTGGAGCGCGGCGAGCTGGAGCTGGGCACCCCCGTCGCCGAGCGGCTCCCCGACTTCGGCGGCGGCGGGAAGGGCGGCGTCACCGTGCGCCATCTGCTGACGCACACCTCGGGGCTGCGCGCCTGGCTGCCGCTGTACGAGGAGCCGACGCGGGAGGGCATGCTGCGGCGGCTGTGGGACGAGCGGCCCCTGGACCCGCCCGGCACCGCGTACCGCTACTCCGACCTGAACCTGATCGCCCTTCAGCTGCTGCTGGAGAAGGTCTCCGGCCGGCCGCTGGACGTGCTGCTGCGGGAGCGGATCACGGGGCCGCTCGGCATGCGGGGCACCCGGTTCAACCCGCCGGCCTCCTGGCGGCCGCGGATCGCGGCGACCGAGGACGCCCGCAGGCCGTGGTCGGGGATCGACCGGGGCATGGTGTGGGGCGAGGTGCACGACGAGAACGCCTACGCCCTCGGCGGGGTCGCCGGGCACGCGGGCCTCTTCTCCCGCGCCTGGGACCTCGCGGTCCTCGCCCGGACGCTGCTCGACGGCGGCGCCCACGGCGGTGCGCGCATCCTGCGGCCCGACTCGGTGGAGCTGCTGTTCACCGACTTCAACACGGCGTTCCCCGGCGACGGGCACGGGCTGGGCTTCGAGCTGTACCAGCACTGGTACATGGGCGCGATGGCCACGCCCCGCACCGCCGGGCACACCGGGTTCACCGGGACCAGTCTGGTGCTGGACCCGACGACCGACTCGTTCCTCGTCCTGCTGGGCAACTCGGTGCACCCGGTGCGCGGCTGGCGCTCCGGTTCGGCACCCCGCGTGGCCGTCGCCGACCGCATGGCGCGGGCGGTGCCCGTACGGCCCGCGCACGGCCGCGCCGCCTGGTTCGCCGGGACCGCTTCGGCCGCCGCGGCGACGCTGACGCTGCCCGCGGTGCGGCCGGTGACGGCGCGGGCGCGGCTGCGGTGCGCCCTGTGGTGGGACACCGAGCCGGGCGCGGACGCGCTGGCCCTGGAGGCGGCGGCCGAGCCCGCCGGGGGCGGGGCGGCCCAGTGGCGGCCGGTGCCGTTCGTCACGGTACGGCCGGGCGGGGAGCCGGTGCGGCACCCCGGCGGCACGGTGAGCGGCTTCTCGGGGCGGGTCTGGCACCGGCTGGAGGCCGACCTGTCGGCGTGGTGCGGGGGCGGCCCCGTGCGGCTGCGCTGGCGGTACCGGACGGACGCACGCTACGTGGGGCGGGGCGTGTACGTGGACGGGCTGCGGGTCCTGGACGGCGGGCGGGTGCTGTTCGACGAGGCGCGGCCGCCGGACGCGGCGCGGGTCGAGGCGGAGGGCTGGTCGGCCTCCGCCGACTGA
- a CDS encoding antitoxin, translated as MSVTDKLKNLLKGHEGQVGKGVDKAGDYVDKRTHGRFGKHVDTAQERLKDRLGREPGQRREPPAQP; from the coding sequence ATGTCCGTGACGGACAAGCTCAAGAACCTGCTGAAGGGGCACGAGGGCCAGGTCGGCAAGGGTGTCGACAAGGCCGGCGACTACGTCGACAAGCGCACGCACGGGCGGTTCGGCAAGCACGTCGACACCGCGCAGGAGCGGCTCAAGGACCGGCTGGGCCGCGAACCGGGGCAGCGCCGGGAGCCGCCCGCCCAGCCCTGA